The Temnothorax longispinosus isolate EJ_2023e chromosome 7, Tlon_JGU_v1, whole genome shotgun sequence genome contains a region encoding:
- the LOC139815735 gene encoding uncharacterized protein isoform X3 — protein MIGIVISPMVNLGFSFALTTFLIPLLLIAYLVVTWTRKCWIRFVKWKHPSYIVVEENSIRSILDQGRNHGICTLLVQGRSIVKGVRNHLAHLTSTRKFLKSALFTRWGLYVWKELDYFSVDDHLATSPSSFRGRPITENNIQDYISDVTSKFLPRRLPPWQVHIVTCFVRGEERQICLVRAHHLLLRQEHLTLADFLPLKYSTDNWTCQESDSPFTNLYAQPYALPRLRQMLIESFSNYWNDFLYNNDPTERPEILKKRTGIFQCVKIATIVLICTLKELARQCRKSEGLKFLEVLSIVRRESSKRNFTSRLIFDSIAKSFNPIDVLYTCVALSWYMVITSFLKTPLLLVRELRALQSRHRHCYPDTLTYTLSCYLPLMFQAIRETMSISWIAVTAPKIIIEELFFKYPQSNRLQTISPCGRKVVAWSEEVDVELVRKIANVTGATETEILLAATVDALKEYFKHSAVNVPDDVFATVKYVSQRAVFLRNHEARGILCVALPTRTPLFHDDLIEMLQAWKRSTPWYNGRRLDWPSAFYRRENVP, from the exons ATGATCGGCATTGTTATTTCTCCGATGGTGAATCTCGGCTTCAGTTTTGCCCTGACGACATTCTTGATCCCTCTTCTTCTTATCGCGTACCTAg TGGTGACGTGGACCAGAAAATGTTGGATACGCTTTGTCAAATGGAAACATCCGAGTTATATTGTTGTGGAGGAGAACAGCATTCGGAGCATCTTGGACCAGGGACGCAATCAC GGCATATGCACCCTACTCGTACAAGGACGCTCGATCGTCAAGGGCGTGAGAAATCACTTGGCGCATCTGACTTCGACGAGAAAATTCCTTAAATCAGCTCTCTTCACCCGATGGGGCTTATACGTATGGAAAGAACTCGATTACTTCTCCGTGGACGACCATCTCGCAACGTCCCCGTCCTCCTTCCGAGGTCGTCCCATCACCGAGAACAATATACAG GATTACATAAGCGACGTCACGTCGAAATTTCTTCCGAGGAGATTACCGCCTTGGCAGGTGCACATAGTCACGTGCTTCGTGCGAGGAGAGGAACGTCAGATATGTCTCGTGCGAGCGCATCACTTGCTCCTGCGACAGGAGCATCTAACTCTGGCGGACTTTTTGCCGTTAAAATATTCGACCGACAACTGGACTTGTCAGGAGAGCGATTCGCCCTTTACCAATCTGTACGCCCAACCCTACGCTCTCCCGCGTCTTCGACAGATGCTCATCGAGAGTTTCAGCAACTATTGGAACgactttctttataataacGATCCTACCGAGCGGCCGGAGATTCTAAAGAAGCGTACAGGAATATTTCAGTGCGTCAAGATCGCGACGATAGTGCTAATTTGCACTCTGAAAGAACTGGCCAG ACAGTGCCGAAAGTCGGAAGGACTAAAGTTCCTGGAGGTCCTGTCGATCGTCCGGCGCGAATCAAGCAAAAGAAATTTCACGTCTCGATTAATATTCGACTCCATTGCAAAATCCTTCAACCCGATCGACGTTCTTTACACGTGTGTCGCTCTGTCCTGGTACATGGTGATCACGTCCTTTTTAAAGACGCCTCTCTTGCTCGTTCGAGAATTGCGAGCGTTACAATCGCGACATAGACACTGTTATCCGGACACCTTGACGTATACGCTGTCGTGTTACCTTCCCCTGATGTTTCAAGCGATTCGAGAGACGATGTCTATTAGTTGGATAGCCGTAACTGCGCCCAAAATCATAATCGAAGAGCTATTTTTCAAGTATCCGCAGTCGAATCGGCTGCAAACCATCTCACCGTGCGGTAGGAAGGTAGTGGCTTGGTCAGAAGAGGTCGACGTCGAGCTCGTACGAAAAATCGCCAACGTGACTGGCGCGACGGAGACAGAGATTCTTTTAGCGGCTACCGTGGACGCCCTGAAAGAATACTTTAAGCACTCGGCCGTCAACGTGCCGGACGATGTATTCGCGACAGTCAAATACGTGAGTCAGCGAGCGGTGTTCCTTCGAAATCACGAGGCCAGGGGTATCCTCTGTGTCGCATTGCCCACCAGAACGCCCTTGTTCCACGACGATCTCATTGAGATGTTGCAG GCATGGAAACGGAGTACGCCTTGGTATAATGGGAGACGCCTTGATTGGCCCTCAGCATTTTATCGTCGCGAGAACGTTCCCTAA
- the LOC139815735 gene encoding uncharacterized protein isoform X1 yields the protein MIGIVISPMVNLGFSFALTTFLIPLLLIAYLVVTWTRKCWIRFVKWKHPSYIVVEENSIRSILDQGRNHGICTLLVQGRSIVKGVRNHLAHLTSTRKFLKSALFTRWGLYVWKELDYFSVDDHLATSPSSFRGRPITENNIQDYISDVTSKFLPRRLPPWQVHIVTCFVRGEERQICLVRAHHLLLRQEHLTLADFLPLKYSTDNWTCQESDSPFTNLYAQPYALPRLRQMLIESFSNYWNDFLYNNDPTERPEILKKRTGIFQCVKIATIVLICTLKELARQCRKSEGLKFLEVLSIVRRESSKRNFTSRLIFDSIAKSFNPIDVLYTCVALSWYMVITSFLKTPLLLVRELRALQSRHRHCYPDTLTYTLSCYLPLMFQAIRETMSISWIAVTAPKIIIEELFFKYPQSNRLQTISPCGRKVVAWSEEVDVELVRKIANVTGATETEILLAATVDALKEYFKHSAVNVPDDVFATVKYVSQRAVFLRNHEARGILCVALPTRTPLFHDDLIEMLQVIQRNVQDARSRQSAIYAITAAETSCGLISSCVPSIVLKLLLNQLSKRYSLCLTHVDGDLPVEGVDGAVYWRPPQGNCNMSMTLHRHGNGVRLGIMGDALIGPQHFIVARTFPKSVCNLAGVLGVPRAPSRSPSPNPLNPTTSPGY from the exons ATGATCGGCATTGTTATTTCTCCGATGGTGAATCTCGGCTTCAGTTTTGCCCTGACGACATTCTTGATCCCTCTTCTTCTTATCGCGTACCTAg TGGTGACGTGGACCAGAAAATGTTGGATACGCTTTGTCAAATGGAAACATCCGAGTTATATTGTTGTGGAGGAGAACAGCATTCGGAGCATCTTGGACCAGGGACGCAATCAC GGCATATGCACCCTACTCGTACAAGGACGCTCGATCGTCAAGGGCGTGAGAAATCACTTGGCGCATCTGACTTCGACGAGAAAATTCCTTAAATCAGCTCTCTTCACCCGATGGGGCTTATACGTATGGAAAGAACTCGATTACTTCTCCGTGGACGACCATCTCGCAACGTCCCCGTCCTCCTTCCGAGGTCGTCCCATCACCGAGAACAATATACAG GATTACATAAGCGACGTCACGTCGAAATTTCTTCCGAGGAGATTACCGCCTTGGCAGGTGCACATAGTCACGTGCTTCGTGCGAGGAGAGGAACGTCAGATATGTCTCGTGCGAGCGCATCACTTGCTCCTGCGACAGGAGCATCTAACTCTGGCGGACTTTTTGCCGTTAAAATATTCGACCGACAACTGGACTTGTCAGGAGAGCGATTCGCCCTTTACCAATCTGTACGCCCAACCCTACGCTCTCCCGCGTCTTCGACAGATGCTCATCGAGAGTTTCAGCAACTATTGGAACgactttctttataataacGATCCTACCGAGCGGCCGGAGATTCTAAAGAAGCGTACAGGAATATTTCAGTGCGTCAAGATCGCGACGATAGTGCTAATTTGCACTCTGAAAGAACTGGCCAG ACAGTGCCGAAAGTCGGAAGGACTAAAGTTCCTGGAGGTCCTGTCGATCGTCCGGCGCGAATCAAGCAAAAGAAATTTCACGTCTCGATTAATATTCGACTCCATTGCAAAATCCTTCAACCCGATCGACGTTCTTTACACGTGTGTCGCTCTGTCCTGGTACATGGTGATCACGTCCTTTTTAAAGACGCCTCTCTTGCTCGTTCGAGAATTGCGAGCGTTACAATCGCGACATAGACACTGTTATCCGGACACCTTGACGTATACGCTGTCGTGTTACCTTCCCCTGATGTTTCAAGCGATTCGAGAGACGATGTCTATTAGTTGGATAGCCGTAACTGCGCCCAAAATCATAATCGAAGAGCTATTTTTCAAGTATCCGCAGTCGAATCGGCTGCAAACCATCTCACCGTGCGGTAGGAAGGTAGTGGCTTGGTCAGAAGAGGTCGACGTCGAGCTCGTACGAAAAATCGCCAACGTGACTGGCGCGACGGAGACAGAGATTCTTTTAGCGGCTACCGTGGACGCCCTGAAAGAATACTTTAAGCACTCGGCCGTCAACGTGCCGGACGATGTATTCGCGACAGTCAAATACGTGAGTCAGCGAGCGGTGTTCCTTCGAAATCACGAGGCCAGGGGTATCCTCTGTGTCGCATTGCCCACCAGAACGCCCTTGTTCCACGACGATCTCATTGAGATGTTGCAG GTAATTCAGCGAAACGTGCAGGATGCCAGGTCCCGGCAGAGCGCAATTTACGCTATCACGGCAGCGGAAACGTCCTGCGGATTGATTTCGTCCTGTGTTCCGTCCATCGTTttgaaattacttttaaatcaACTGTCGAAAAGATACTCTCTATGTTTAACGCACGTCGACGGAGATTTACCTGTGGAGGGCGTAGACGGAGCAGTCTATTGGCGACCGCCGCAAGGAAACTGTA ACATGTCTATGACTCTGCACAGGCATGGAAACGGAGTACGCCTTGGTATAATGGGAGACGCCTTGATTGGCCCTCAGCATTTTATCGTCGCGAGAACGTTCCCTAAAAGCGTATGTAATCTCGCCGGCGTTCTAGGCGTTCCGAGAGCACCCAGCCGAAGTCCAAGCCCTAATCCACTCAACCCGACTACGTCTCCAGGATACTGA
- the LOC139815735 gene encoding uncharacterized protein isoform X2, with protein sequence MIGIVISPMVNLGFSFALTTFLIPLLLIAYLVVTWTRKCWIRFVKWKHPSYIVVEENSIRSILDQGRNHGICTLLVQGRSIVKGVRNHLAHLTSTRKFLKSALFTRWGLYVWKELDYFSVDDHLATSPSSFRGRPITENNIQDYISDVTSKFLPRRLPPWQVHIVTCFVRGEERQICLVRAHHLLLRQEHLTLADFLPLKYSTDNWTCQESDSPFTNLYAQPYALPRLRQMLIESFSNYWNDFLYNNDPTERPEILKKRTGIFQCVKIATIVLICTLKELARQCRKSEGLKFLEVLSIVRRESSKRNFTSRLIFDSIAKSFNPIDVLYTCVALSWYMVITSFLKTPLLLVRELRALQSRHRHCYPDTLTYTLSCYLPLMFQAIRETMSISWIAVTAPKIIIEELFFKYPQSNRLQTISPCGRKVVAWSEEVDVELVRKIANVTGATETEILLAATVDALKEYFKHSAVNVPDDVFATVKYVSQRAVFLRNHEARGILCVALPTRTPLFHDDLIEMLQVIQRNVQDARSRQSAIYAITAAETSCGLISSCVPSIVLKLLLNQLSKRYSLCLTHVDGDLPVEGVDGAVYWRPPQGNYMSMTLHRHGNGVRLGIMGDALIGPQHFIVARTFPKSVCNLAGVLGVPRAPSRSPSPNPLNPTTSPGY encoded by the exons ATGATCGGCATTGTTATTTCTCCGATGGTGAATCTCGGCTTCAGTTTTGCCCTGACGACATTCTTGATCCCTCTTCTTCTTATCGCGTACCTAg TGGTGACGTGGACCAGAAAATGTTGGATACGCTTTGTCAAATGGAAACATCCGAGTTATATTGTTGTGGAGGAGAACAGCATTCGGAGCATCTTGGACCAGGGACGCAATCAC GGCATATGCACCCTACTCGTACAAGGACGCTCGATCGTCAAGGGCGTGAGAAATCACTTGGCGCATCTGACTTCGACGAGAAAATTCCTTAAATCAGCTCTCTTCACCCGATGGGGCTTATACGTATGGAAAGAACTCGATTACTTCTCCGTGGACGACCATCTCGCAACGTCCCCGTCCTCCTTCCGAGGTCGTCCCATCACCGAGAACAATATACAG GATTACATAAGCGACGTCACGTCGAAATTTCTTCCGAGGAGATTACCGCCTTGGCAGGTGCACATAGTCACGTGCTTCGTGCGAGGAGAGGAACGTCAGATATGTCTCGTGCGAGCGCATCACTTGCTCCTGCGACAGGAGCATCTAACTCTGGCGGACTTTTTGCCGTTAAAATATTCGACCGACAACTGGACTTGTCAGGAGAGCGATTCGCCCTTTACCAATCTGTACGCCCAACCCTACGCTCTCCCGCGTCTTCGACAGATGCTCATCGAGAGTTTCAGCAACTATTGGAACgactttctttataataacGATCCTACCGAGCGGCCGGAGATTCTAAAGAAGCGTACAGGAATATTTCAGTGCGTCAAGATCGCGACGATAGTGCTAATTTGCACTCTGAAAGAACTGGCCAG ACAGTGCCGAAAGTCGGAAGGACTAAAGTTCCTGGAGGTCCTGTCGATCGTCCGGCGCGAATCAAGCAAAAGAAATTTCACGTCTCGATTAATATTCGACTCCATTGCAAAATCCTTCAACCCGATCGACGTTCTTTACACGTGTGTCGCTCTGTCCTGGTACATGGTGATCACGTCCTTTTTAAAGACGCCTCTCTTGCTCGTTCGAGAATTGCGAGCGTTACAATCGCGACATAGACACTGTTATCCGGACACCTTGACGTATACGCTGTCGTGTTACCTTCCCCTGATGTTTCAAGCGATTCGAGAGACGATGTCTATTAGTTGGATAGCCGTAACTGCGCCCAAAATCATAATCGAAGAGCTATTTTTCAAGTATCCGCAGTCGAATCGGCTGCAAACCATCTCACCGTGCGGTAGGAAGGTAGTGGCTTGGTCAGAAGAGGTCGACGTCGAGCTCGTACGAAAAATCGCCAACGTGACTGGCGCGACGGAGACAGAGATTCTTTTAGCGGCTACCGTGGACGCCCTGAAAGAATACTTTAAGCACTCGGCCGTCAACGTGCCGGACGATGTATTCGCGACAGTCAAATACGTGAGTCAGCGAGCGGTGTTCCTTCGAAATCACGAGGCCAGGGGTATCCTCTGTGTCGCATTGCCCACCAGAACGCCCTTGTTCCACGACGATCTCATTGAGATGTTGCAG GTAATTCAGCGAAACGTGCAGGATGCCAGGTCCCGGCAGAGCGCAATTTACGCTATCACGGCAGCGGAAACGTCCTGCGGATTGATTTCGTCCTGTGTTCCGTCCATCGTTttgaaattacttttaaatcaACTGTCGAAAAGATACTCTCTATGTTTAACGCACGTCGACGGAGATTTACCTGTGGAGGGCGTAGACGGAGCAGTCTATTGGCGACCGCCGCAAGGAAACT ACATGTCTATGACTCTGCACAGGCATGGAAACGGAGTACGCCTTGGTATAATGGGAGACGCCTTGATTGGCCCTCAGCATTTTATCGTCGCGAGAACGTTCCCTAAAAGCGTATGTAATCTCGCCGGCGTTCTAGGCGTTCCGAGAGCACCCAGCCGAAGTCCAAGCCCTAATCCACTCAACCCGACTACGTCTCCAGGATACTGA